The Peribacillus simplex genome contains a region encoding:
- a CDS encoding YtoQ family protein, producing the protein MKLTVYLAGEIHSNWRSELRDKAAALKLPLEFVGPMENHERSDNIGEDILGEQPNPILKDAAASQINNLRTGLLMKKADLVVALFGEKYKQWNTAMDASTAISLGKPLILIRPESHHHALKELSEKASVTVESVNQAMKVLSYIFEEGL; encoded by the coding sequence ATGAAGTTAACCGTGTATCTTGCTGGGGAGATCCATTCCAATTGGAGAAGTGAACTGAGAGATAAGGCCGCTGCACTGAAGCTTCCTTTAGAATTTGTCGGCCCGATGGAAAATCATGAACGCTCCGATAATATCGGTGAAGATATCCTCGGGGAACAGCCGAATCCCATCCTGAAGGATGCGGCCGCTTCCCAAATCAATAATTTGCGGACAGGTCTTTTGATGAAAAAAGCTGACCTTGTCGTCGCCCTGTTTGGTGAGAAATATAAACAGTGGAATACTGCCATGGACGCAAGCACCGCCATTTCCCTGGGTAAACCGCTTATTTTGATCCGTCCTGAATCCCATCATCATGCCTTAAAGGAATTATCGGAAAAGGCGAGTGTCACGGTAGAATCCGTTAACCAAGCCATGAAGGTGCTTTCTTATATTTTTGAAGAAGGGCTGTAA
- a CDS encoding AraC family transcriptional regulator — MGWVESIQKAIEYIEEHLLEDLTIENISRQANASAFHFQRTFTILTDITIGDYIRRRRLTLAAQEISSTNGKVIDLAYKYGYDTPEAFSKAFRRQHGISPSEARKYMGKLKFYERLVIQVILKGAKPMKYNILERDSFQLIGIKQEFSLVNGENLIGIPKLWEKVNSDGTGDRLAKLNNGQIDGLIGVCVDKRAVEKNETMDYWIGAEYAGKVPEEFSTLTIPASKWVAFEVHGPMPEAIQQAWKRIFSEWFPTSGYEHAGTPELEVYANDDPSNPDYYSEIWIPIKKG, encoded by the coding sequence ATGGGGTGGGTTGAATCAATCCAAAAGGCCATCGAATATATCGAGGAACACTTATTGGAGGACCTGACGATCGAGAATATTTCCAGGCAGGCGAATGCCTCAGCTTTTCATTTTCAACGGACATTCACGATTTTAACGGATATAACCATTGGTGACTATATCCGTCGACGAAGACTGACCTTAGCGGCCCAGGAAATTTCATCAACAAATGGAAAGGTCATTGATTTAGCCTACAAGTATGGCTATGACACCCCCGAGGCATTCTCGAAAGCTTTTCGAAGGCAGCATGGGATATCTCCAAGCGAAGCCCGAAAGTATATGGGGAAGCTGAAATTCTATGAACGTCTGGTGATACAGGTGATTCTGAAAGGGGCAAAACCGATGAAATACAATATCCTTGAAAGGGATTCCTTTCAATTGATTGGAATCAAGCAAGAGTTTTCCTTGGTTAATGGAGAGAATTTGATTGGGATTCCAAAGTTGTGGGAGAAAGTGAATTCGGATGGAACAGGAGATAGGTTAGCGAAGTTGAACAATGGCCAAATAGATGGCTTGATTGGTGTATGTGTCGATAAGCGGGCTGTGGAAAAAAATGAAACGATGGATTATTGGATAGGTGCAGAGTATGCCGGGAAAGTGCCTGAAGAGTTTTCAACGCTTACGATACCGGCTTCCAAGTGGGTTGCATTCGAAGTTCACGGACCTATGCCTGAGGCCATCCAACAAGCTTGGAAACGAATTTTTTCCGAATGGTTCCCTACCAGCGGTTATGAACATGCCGGAACTCCAGAATTGGAAGTATACGCGAATGACGACCCTTCAAACCCTGACTATTACTCCGAAATTTGGATTCCCATTAAAAAGGGATAA
- a CDS encoding DUF84 family protein — MKIAVGSKNPAKVSAVLGVYEDAEIISLQVESGVPEQPFSDEETMEGAMTRARNCLIHSDAEMGIGLEGGVVKMGQALFLCNWGAMATRDGEVFVAAGARIPVPGIVAGKLLDGEELGPVMDAFTRQENISKKEGAIGVFTNERITRGEMFLHIMRMLAGQHEYRLKMGKQDS; from the coding sequence TTGAAAATAGCAGTAGGCAGTAAAAATCCGGCAAAAGTAAGTGCCGTGCTTGGTGTATATGAAGATGCAGAAATCATTTCGCTTCAAGTGGAGAGCGGGGTCCCGGAACAGCCTTTTTCAGACGAGGAAACGATGGAGGGGGCAATGACACGTGCCCGGAACTGCTTGATTCACAGTGATGCCGAAATGGGTATCGGGCTTGAAGGCGGTGTCGTGAAAATGGGACAAGCGCTGTTTCTATGTAATTGGGGTGCAATGGCAACAAGGGACGGTGAGGTCTTTGTAGCTGCCGGAGCGAGAATCCCGGTTCCGGGAATTGTTGCTGGGAAGCTGCTGGACGGTGAAGAGTTGGGCCCGGTGATGGACGCCTTCACAAGGCAAGAGAATATTAGCAAAAAGGAAGGTGCGATCGGCGTATTTACAAATGAGCGAATCACCAGGGGGGAAATGTTCCTTCATATCATGAGGATGTTAGCCGGTCAACACGAGTATAGGCTGAAAATGGGAAAGCAGGATTCTTGA
- a CDS encoding M42 family metallopeptidase, which yields MNHETLELFKTLTELPGASGNEHAVRSFMKRELEKYSDEIVQDRLGGIFGVKRGDEDGPTVLVAGHMDEVGFMVTSVTENGMIRFQTLGGWWSQVLLAQRVEIITDNGPVIGVIGSIPPHLLDESQRSKPMDIKNMLIDIGADDKEDVKRIGIKPGQQIVPICPFTPMANEKKILAKAWDNRYGCGLAIELLKDLKGETLPNILYSGATVQEEVGLRGAQTAAHMIKPDLFFALDASPANDMSGSKSEFGQLGKGALLRIFDRSMVTHRGMREFILDTAESNEIPYQYFVSQGGTDAGQVHIANEGIPSGVIGICSRYIHTHASMIHIDDYAAARELIGKLVRSCDKTTYETLINNGLC from the coding sequence ATGAATCATGAGACTTTGGAACTTTTTAAAACATTGACGGAATTGCCGGGAGCCTCGGGAAATGAACATGCAGTTCGGAGTTTCATGAAGAGGGAGCTGGAAAAGTATTCGGATGAAATCGTCCAGGATCGCCTTGGCGGAATATTTGGCGTTAAAAGAGGCGATGAGGATGGGCCGACTGTACTGGTTGCCGGACACATGGATGAAGTGGGATTCATGGTCACCTCCGTAACGGAAAATGGAATGATCCGCTTTCAGACCCTGGGAGGCTGGTGGAGCCAAGTGCTATTGGCCCAAAGAGTCGAGATTATAACCGATAACGGTCCGGTCATTGGTGTCATCGGTTCGATTCCGCCCCATTTGCTTGATGAATCGCAACGGTCAAAACCAATGGATATCAAAAATATGCTGATTGATATCGGGGCGGATGATAAGGAAGATGTGAAGAGAATCGGTATTAAGCCAGGTCAGCAGATTGTACCGATTTGTCCATTCACTCCTATGGCCAATGAGAAGAAAATCCTCGCAAAAGCGTGGGATAATCGTTACGGCTGCGGACTTGCGATAGAATTGTTAAAAGATTTAAAAGGTGAAACGTTACCGAATATCTTATATTCCGGGGCAACCGTCCAGGAGGAAGTCGGATTACGGGGTGCGCAAACTGCAGCTCATATGATCAAACCGGATCTTTTCTTCGCTTTGGATGCAAGTCCGGCGAACGATATGTCCGGCAGCAAAAGTGAATTTGGCCAGCTAGGAAAAGGGGCACTGCTCCGCATCTTCGATCGTTCGATGGTCACTCATCGCGGCATGAGGGAATTCATCCTTGATACGGCCGAGTCGAATGAGATTCCGTATCAATATTTCGTTTCCCAAGGCGGCACGGATGCAGGGCAAGTCCATATTGCAAACGAAGGCATTCCAAGCGGGGTGATTGGCATTTGTTCCCGCTATATTCATACACATGCATCCATGATTCATATTGATGATTATGCCGCTGCACGTGAACTGATTGGGAAATTGGTTCGTTCCTGTGATAAAACGACATACGAGACCTTGATTAATAACGGTTTATGCTAG
- a CDS encoding PepSY domain-containing protein translates to MNWKTFLLGTAAGFAAGYATKQLLDQSSKPSPDKVLSQVKETVKKDGNIYGSWILMKPENYTKNDLDYEVYKGGITRNTEGKREQFEFVADASTGTILELNAQND, encoded by the coding sequence ATGAATTGGAAAACGTTTTTACTAGGTACTGCAGCCGGGTTTGCTGCTGGCTATGCGACAAAACAACTATTGGATCAATCAAGTAAACCTTCTCCCGATAAAGTCTTGTCCCAAGTGAAGGAAACAGTCAAAAAGGATGGAAATATATATGGCTCATGGATCTTGATGAAGCCGGAGAATTATACAAAAAATGACTTGGACTATGAAGTTTACAAAGGCGGGATCACCAGAAACACAGAGGGTAAACGCGAGCAATTCGAATTTGTTGCAGATGCCTCAACAGGAACGATATTGGAGCTTAATGCGCAAAATGATTGA
- a CDS encoding YtnP family quorum-quenching lactonase, with translation METMQIGEIKLTWLNGGVTHLDGGAMFGVVPKPLWAKKYPVNENNQIELRTDPILVQANGLNMLIDSGIGNGKLNDKQKRNFGVTEESNLVEDLGRLGIQPNDIDYILMTHLHFDHACGLTKREGETWVPVFERAEIITTQTEWTEMKKPNIRSKSTYWAENWEAVASLVRPFEGEQEITDGIKMIHTGGHSDGHAIIVIEDGGDRLIHMADIMPTHAHANVLWVLAYDDYPMTSIEAKEKWMKSGLENGSWYSFYHDAQYCAIKWDVTGKEIIAELKRER, from the coding sequence ATGGAAACGATGCAAATAGGGGAAATTAAATTAACATGGTTGAATGGCGGTGTGACTCACTTGGATGGCGGTGCGATGTTCGGTGTTGTACCGAAACCGCTTTGGGCCAAGAAGTATCCTGTTAACGAAAATAACCAAATCGAGTTACGTACGGATCCGATTTTGGTGCAGGCCAATGGATTGAACATGCTTATAGATTCCGGTATTGGCAATGGAAAGCTGAATGACAAGCAGAAACGGAATTTTGGGGTGACGGAGGAATCCAACCTTGTCGAAGATCTTGGCAGACTTGGGATTCAGCCAAATGATATCGATTACATTTTAATGACCCATCTACATTTCGACCATGCCTGCGGTTTGACGAAACGTGAAGGTGAAACTTGGGTGCCTGTTTTTGAGCGTGCAGAAATCATCACGACACAAACAGAATGGACGGAAATGAAAAAACCGAATATTCGTTCAAAAAGTACATATTGGGCAGAAAACTGGGAGGCTGTCGCTTCTCTTGTACGTCCTTTTGAAGGTGAGCAGGAAATTACGGACGGCATTAAAATGATCCATACCGGGGGGCATAGTGATGGACATGCGATCATCGTCATTGAGGATGGCGGGGATAGATTGATTCACATGGCAGATATCATGCCGACGCACGCACATGCGAATGTTCTCTGGGTCCTCGCTTATGATGATTATCCCATGACTTCCATTGAGGCGAAGGAAAAGTGGATGAAATCCGGACTGGAAAATGGGTCCTGGTACAGCTTCTACCATGATGCCCAATATTGTGCCATCAAATGGGATGTAACGGGTAAGGAAATCATAGCCGAATTGAAACGGGAGCGATAA
- the trmB gene encoding tRNA (guanosine(46)-N7)-methyltransferase TrmB, which produces MRLRNKPWAEDRLNDFPQYVIQQPVSHKGKWHEVFGNDNPLYIEVGTGKGRFITEMAKAHPDVNFIGIEVYGSVIVAALDLLIEADVPNLKLLNVDAANLGDYFAKGDVDRVYLNFSDPWPKSRHAKRRLTYKTFLEVYEGILPDKGEIHFKTDNQGLFESSLKSVSEYGMLLKYVSLDLHNSNFEGNIMTEYEEKFSSKGNRIYRLEAMFQ; this is translated from the coding sequence ATGCGTTTAAGAAATAAACCTTGGGCTGAAGACCGTTTGAATGATTTTCCACAATATGTAATTCAGCAGCCAGTGAGCCATAAAGGTAAATGGCATGAAGTTTTCGGTAACGATAATCCGTTATATATTGAAGTGGGTACGGGAAAAGGCCGTTTCATCACAGAAATGGCAAAAGCCCATCCTGATGTGAATTTCATTGGAATTGAAGTATATGGAAGCGTCATTGTAGCTGCTTTGGATTTGCTGATTGAAGCGGATGTTCCAAATTTAAAGCTGTTGAATGTTGACGCAGCGAACTTAGGGGACTATTTTGCAAAAGGTGACGTGGACCGCGTCTACTTGAATTTCTCCGATCCATGGCCGAAATCACGTCATGCAAAACGTCGGTTAACGTATAAGACCTTCCTCGAAGTATATGAAGGCATCCTGCCAGACAAAGGCGAGATTCACTTCAAGACGGATAACCAAGGGTTATTCGAATCTTCCTTGAAAAGTGTTTCCGAGTACGGCATGCTCTTGAAATATGTAAGCCTTGATCTACACAATAGCAATTTTGAAGGTAACATCATGACTGAATATGAAGAAAAGTTCTCGAGTAAAGGCAACCGGATATACCGTTTGGAAGCAATGTTCCAATAA
- a CDS encoding YtzH-like family protein, producing the protein MPLSHEHQMSLLKDILTNHQTDCCGSVSECEQVERLVKSLMVNMEIDSNVKTILSEIYEYSQTGIGTADLDAHISTHQNDLSQWVDDIDQF; encoded by the coding sequence ATGCCGCTTTCCCATGAACATCAAATGTCACTATTGAAAGATATATTGACCAACCATCAAACAGACTGCTGCGGATCCGTTTCTGAATGTGAACAGGTTGAAAGGCTCGTCAAATCATTAATGGTCAATATGGAAATTGACAGCAATGTGAAAACGATACTGTCGGAGATTTACGAATACAGTCAGACAGGCATCGGTACCGCCGATTTAGATGCACATATTTCAACCCACCAGAACGACCTGTCCCAGTGGGTGGATGATATAGATCAATTCTGA
- a CDS encoding phosphotransferase family protein, whose protein sequence is MEHLLGQEWDISPAGGATGEAFIAEKEGQKLFLKRNSSPFLAVLSAEGIVPKLMWTKRLENGDVITAQHWMEGRELSQQEMNNIRVAKLLQKIHQSDPLLSMLKRLGKSPLRPESILTDIETGLSSDVTDIPMIKQAIHFLQNNLLLIECDEKVVCHCDVNHNNWLMTETDGLFLIDWDGAVIGDPAIDLGILLYSYVPREEWNQWLARYGKKLDAGLEMRMKWHTVSQLVLSIQWHHRRKRYEERNELLQKLEALLMVG, encoded by the coding sequence TTGGAACATTTATTAGGTCAGGAGTGGGATATATCCCCTGCCGGAGGAGCTACGGGAGAAGCCTTTATTGCCGAGAAAGAGGGGCAGAAGCTCTTCCTTAAACGAAATTCATCGCCATTTTTAGCTGTTCTTTCGGCTGAGGGCATTGTTCCAAAGTTAATGTGGACAAAACGCCTGGAAAATGGGGATGTAATTACGGCCCAGCATTGGATGGAAGGCAGGGAGCTATCTCAGCAGGAAATGAACAATATAAGAGTCGCAAAGCTGCTTCAAAAAATTCATCAATCCGATCCTTTGTTAAGCATGCTCAAAAGGCTTGGGAAATCCCCTTTACGACCTGAAAGTATACTTACAGACATAGAAACCGGGTTATCTTCGGATGTTACGGATATTCCGATGATCAAGCAGGCCATCCATTTTTTACAGAATAATCTCCTGTTGATTGAATGCGACGAAAAAGTCGTCTGTCATTGTGATGTGAACCATAATAATTGGCTCATGACCGAAACCGACGGATTGTTCCTGATTGATTGGGACGGAGCGGTCATTGGCGATCCGGCCATTGACCTCGGCATACTCCTGTATTCTTATGTCCCAAGGGAAGAATGGAATCAATGGCTTGCCCGTTACGGCAAGAAGCTTGACGCAGGCCTGGAGATGAGGATGAAATGGCACACGGTTTCACAACTTGTGCTTTCCATCCAATGGCATCATCGCAGAAAGCGGTACGAGGAAAGAAATGAATTACTGCAAAAGCTGGAAGCATTATTGATGGTTGGCTGA
- a CDS encoding diacylglycerol/lipid kinase family protein — MPHLNETVYFIVNPMAGNEESLKIWKKTEEILKSKAIPHKVFFTREKGHALRLTKEILSGTNQDTRVIAVGGDGTINEMINGAIGFPHAIIGSIAAGSGNDYVRGIQKTESVEEALSLFQDNACRAIDIGRYETNGKAGYFVNCLGMGIDAEISDEAERSPLKKWFNFVRAGKLIYLFIFIKKIFTYKPSCMELIIDGDRHLLKKVWFIVIANQPYFGGGMKISPMSKLDDGRLNVIAVHDITLLKLLTVFITVFWGGHLNMKNVDSFSGKMIKMKNQGSVKIQSDGEIVGTHEVAAVVLKEKMRVMFKDDDPCKNMK, encoded by the coding sequence ATGCCGCACCTTAATGAAACGGTATATTTCATTGTCAATCCAATGGCTGGAAATGAAGAAAGTTTGAAGATTTGGAAAAAAACCGAGGAAATACTGAAATCAAAAGCCATTCCCCATAAGGTGTTCTTTACACGTGAAAAGGGGCATGCGCTAAGATTGACGAAGGAAATTCTATCAGGGACGAATCAGGATACCCGGGTGATCGCTGTCGGGGGAGATGGCACGATTAATGAAATGATAAATGGCGCCATCGGGTTCCCTCACGCTATCATCGGCTCCATTGCGGCTGGATCCGGCAATGATTATGTAAGGGGCATTCAAAAAACGGAGAGTGTGGAAGAAGCTCTTTCTTTATTTCAGGATAATGCCTGCCGTGCCATTGATATTGGACGGTACGAGACGAATGGCAAGGCGGGTTATTTCGTGAACTGCCTGGGAATGGGCATTGATGCTGAAATATCCGATGAAGCAGAACGTTCCCCTCTGAAAAAATGGTTTAATTTTGTCAGGGCGGGTAAATTAATTTATCTGTTCATTTTTATAAAAAAGATATTTACTTACAAGCCCAGCTGCATGGAATTGATCATTGATGGTGATCGGCATCTTTTGAAAAAGGTTTGGTTCATTGTTATTGCGAACCAGCCCTACTTTGGCGGTGGGATGAAAATTTCACCGATGTCAAAACTGGATGATGGCAGGTTGAACGTGATTGCGGTCCATGATATTACTTTGTTGAAATTATTGACCGTCTTCATCACCGTTTTTTGGGGCGGTCACCTAAACATGAAAAATGTTGATTCTTTTTCCGGTAAAATGATAAAAATGAAGAATCAAGGGTCAGTAAAAATCCAGTCCGATGGGGAAATTGTTGGTACGCATGAAGTAGCTGCAGTGGTTCTGAAAGAGAAAATGCGCGTCATGTTCAAGGATGATGACCCATGCAAAAATATGAAATGA